A region of Paenibacillus sp. 37 DNA encodes the following proteins:
- a CDS encoding SDR family NAD(P)-dependent oxidoreductase, whose protein sequence is MRKTVLITGVSGGIGKELADRFAKGGHHIVLVARSEGKIQDLAQEYQKKYGIQATVIAKDVAAPGVPQEIYHELKEKGIVVDYLVNKAGFGLFGMFMETELEQEVNMIDVNIKALTVMTKLFLPDMIQRGHGGVMNVASLVGFFPGPMMSVYYATKAYVLSFTEALENEVNGTGVTVTALCPGLTSTGFVDRSGMGVSKMLQGPIMEAGQVAEEGYQGFLRGKTLIMPGARNRFIAFMPRLLPRKMMTRMIRSSQDKTGH, encoded by the coding sequence ATGAGAAAGACAGTTCTAATCACAGGGGTATCGGGTGGGATTGGTAAAGAGTTAGCAGATCGGTTTGCCAAAGGTGGACATCATATTGTGCTGGTAGCACGAAGCGAGGGTAAAATACAGGATCTAGCTCAGGAGTATCAGAAAAAGTATGGCATTCAGGCGACGGTTATTGCCAAAGATGTTGCGGCACCAGGGGTACCACAGGAAATTTATCATGAGCTGAAGGAAAAGGGGATTGTTGTTGACTATCTTGTCAACAAAGCAGGTTTCGGTCTGTTCGGGATGTTTATGGAAACGGAACTGGAACAAGAAGTTAATATGATTGACGTGAATATCAAGGCTTTAACCGTCATGACCAAGCTATTCTTGCCGGATATGATACAACGTGGACACGGCGGTGTGATGAATGTGGCTTCGTTGGTAGGTTTTTTCCCTGGACCGATGATGTCGGTATATTATGCAACAAAGGCATACGTGCTATCGTTCACTGAGGCTTTGGAGAATGAAGTAAACGGAACGGGCGTTACGGTAACGGCACTGTGTCCAGGTCTGACATCTACCGGATTTGTTGATCGTTCGGGTATGGGTGTCTCGAAGATGTTGCAGGGCCCAATCATGGAAGCGGGACAGGTGGCTGAAGAAGGGTATCAAGGCTTCTTACGTGGCAAGACGTTAATTATGCCTGGTGCTCGAAACCGATTCATCGCGTTTATGCCGCGGTTGTTGCCGCGCAAGATGATGACCCGCATGATTAGATCCTCACAGGACAAGACAGGACATTAA
- a CDS encoding response regulator transcription factor, whose protein sequence is MSTILVVDDEPDIRDVIHVYLRNEGYQVIEAANGEEALNIINTTSVQLVILDVMMPIMDGIKACFKIREVSPTPIIMLSAKEEDIDKITGLTTGADDYMVKPFNPLELLARVKAQLRRQTLIGKAEFDSLILIKDLVVDTSKHSVKLKDNDISLTPLEFSILVLLASHSGQVFSSEKIYETVWKEPYGYSDNTVMVHIRNLREKLEVNPREPQYIKTVWGVGYKID, encoded by the coding sequence ATGAGTACCATTCTTGTTGTTGATGATGAACCCGATATCCGTGATGTCATTCATGTCTATTTACGTAACGAAGGATATCAGGTCATTGAAGCAGCCAATGGTGAAGAAGCGCTAAATATTATCAATACAACATCGGTCCAACTCGTTATTCTGGATGTTATGATGCCCATTATGGATGGAATCAAAGCCTGCTTCAAAATAAGAGAAGTATCACCCACTCCCATTATTATGTTATCCGCCAAGGAAGAAGACATTGATAAAATCACGGGCCTGACTACCGGGGCCGACGATTACATGGTCAAACCGTTTAATCCGTTAGAATTACTGGCTCGCGTTAAGGCTCAGCTCCGACGTCAAACACTCATTGGCAAAGCTGAATTTGATTCACTTATCCTGATTAAAGACCTTGTCGTTGATACGAGTAAACATTCTGTTAAGCTCAAAGATAATGACATTTCACTTACACCACTGGAGTTTTCCATTCTGGTGCTGCTCGCCAGCCATTCTGGACAAGTATTTAGCTCCGAGAAAATTTACGAAACCGTATGGAAAGAACCTTACGGGTATTCGGATAATACGGTGATGGTTCATATTCGTAACCTGCGAGAGAAATTGGAAGTAAATCCGCGCGAACCTCAGTACATTAAAACGGTATGGGGAGTGGGATATAAAATTGATTAA
- a CDS encoding NADP-dependent oxidoreductase, whose translation MKAAQIQKYSKKIQVEINNIEIPQIQSHEVLVRVKAAGVNPLDILNMNGSVRMIADYALPLTLGNELSGVIEAVGDDVLKFKVGDSVYARLPINKIGAFAEYAAVHEDALSIMPENLSFIEAAAVPLTALTAYQALHDVLRAEPNKKLFIPGGTGGFGAMAIPIAKSMGLTVITSGSERGRARALSIGADQFIDYKTQHYADILSDIDYVIDTLGADEIKAELSILKPQGKLVSLKAGPNYRFAVDSQFPLWKRALFGLVGARLDSLARKNQNEYRFLFVHSSGVQLQEITALVEKEDINPSIDSTYTFEDIEKALNKVSTGHSQGKIILTF comes from the coding sequence ATGAAAGCAGCTCAAATACAGAAATACTCCAAAAAAATCCAAGTGGAGATCAATAATATCGAGATACCTCAGATTCAGAGCCATGAGGTCCTTGTCAGAGTAAAAGCAGCGGGTGTAAATCCGCTGGATATCTTGAATATGAATGGCAGTGTTCGGATGATTGCCGACTATGCGTTACCTTTAACTTTAGGGAATGAACTATCCGGTGTCATTGAAGCCGTCGGTGATGATGTTTTGAAATTTAAAGTGGGGGATTCAGTCTATGCCAGGTTGCCAATAAATAAAATTGGTGCTTTTGCTGAATATGCAGCTGTGCATGAGGATGCTTTGTCCATAATGCCGGAGAATTTGTCCTTTATTGAAGCTGCGGCGGTACCCCTTACTGCCCTGACCGCGTATCAAGCATTACATGATGTACTCCGAGCTGAACCGAATAAAAAGTTGTTTATTCCTGGTGGAACTGGTGGATTCGGTGCGATGGCCATCCCGATTGCCAAGTCCATGGGATTAACAGTGATTACAAGTGGAAGCGAAAGAGGCAGAGCACGTGCACTATCTATTGGAGCAGATCAATTCATTGATTATAAAACTCAACATTATGCTGACATTCTGTCCGATATCGATTATGTAATTGACACTTTGGGCGCGGATGAGATCAAAGCTGAACTGAGCATTTTGAAACCACAGGGCAAATTAGTTTCTTTAAAGGCTGGACCCAATTATCGCTTTGCAGTGGACAGTCAATTCCCGTTGTGGAAAAGAGCATTATTCGGTCTCGTAGGTGCACGCCTGGATTCTTTAGCGCGTAAGAATCAAAATGAATATCGTTTTTTATTCGTGCACTCCAGTGGAGTTCAATTGCAAGAAATCACAGCTCTTGTGGAAAAAGAAGACATTAACCCTTCGATCGATTCTACGTATACGTTTGAGGACATTGAAAAGGCATTGAACAAAGTATCAACGGGTCACTCTCAGGGCAAAATCATTCTTACCTTTTAA
- a CDS encoding alkene reductase, translating to MKKIWSKTKVGNMELPHRLAMAPMTRSRAQEDGTPGELAALYYAQRATMGLLITEGTQPSDDGQGYLWSPGIYTDKHINGWKKVTDGVHEAGGYVYIQLMHAGRMSHPDNTPHHRQPVAPSAIAPGVKMFTATGMQDIPVPRELSQEDIQTTISDFRKAAAAAIEAGADGIEIHGANGYLINQFFGENSNTRTDEYGGSIKNRARFAIEVTKAIVEEIGAERTGFRISPGTPLGGIQDGEQGPELYRYLVEELAQLDLAYLHVMHLGDENLLQDIRSIWQNPLLVNRAGRTLEDLSVDLDRGLADVVPVGIWSLANPDLVERLQQGAPLNEADPTTFFGLGSKGYTDYPTLEELKSQEGQH from the coding sequence TTGAAAAAGATATGGAGTAAAACAAAGGTTGGCAACATGGAATTGCCTCATCGACTAGCGATGGCCCCTATGACACGCAGTCGAGCACAAGAAGATGGTACACCTGGAGAGTTGGCGGCACTTTATTATGCTCAGCGTGCAACGATGGGACTTCTGATTACGGAAGGAACACAACCTTCCGACGATGGACAGGGTTACTTATGGTCACCGGGCATTTATACGGACAAGCATATTAATGGATGGAAAAAGGTAACGGATGGGGTGCATGAAGCTGGCGGATATGTGTACATCCAATTAATGCATGCGGGTCGCATGTCACATCCGGACAATACCCCGCATCATCGTCAACCGGTTGCTCCATCAGCAATCGCACCGGGTGTAAAAATGTTTACGGCTACAGGGATGCAGGATATCCCCGTTCCCCGTGAACTGAGTCAGGAGGATATTCAAACGACCATCTCCGATTTCCGAAAAGCAGCAGCCGCAGCGATCGAAGCAGGGGCGGATGGCATTGAGATTCATGGGGCCAACGGATACTTGATCAATCAGTTCTTCGGAGAAAATTCAAATACACGGACAGATGAGTATGGCGGGTCTATTAAAAATCGTGCTCGCTTCGCAATTGAAGTAACGAAAGCCATCGTGGAGGAAATAGGTGCAGAACGAACTGGCTTCCGAATTTCGCCTGGGACACCACTGGGCGGTATTCAGGATGGTGAACAAGGTCCTGAACTCTATCGCTATCTTGTAGAAGAATTGGCTCAATTGGATTTGGCTTACCTTCATGTTATGCATCTTGGAGATGAGAACCTGTTGCAAGACATTCGTTCGATCTGGCAAAATCCATTGTTGGTCAATCGGGCTGGAAGAACGTTGGAGGATCTCAGTGTCGATTTAGATCGTGGTCTCGCTGATGTGGTACCTGTAGGTATATGGTCCTTAGCTAATCCAGATTTGGTGGAACGACTTCAACAAGGTGCGCCACTCAATGAAGCAGATCCGACAACCTTCTTTGGATTAGGAAGTAAGGGCTACACGGATTATCCTACGTTGGAAGAATTAAAGTCGCAAGAGGGGCAACACTAG
- a CDS encoding SDR family NAD(P)-dependent oxidoreductase, producing MKYTVITGASSGIGYETALAFAARGKHLILVARRLDKLEELKSTIQGIDPNVSVIVHTSDLSVSAEAYTLYNDLKEYEIETWINNAGLGEGSFIAEQNLDKVETMLRVNIESLTILSTLYVRDYANVEGTQLINVSSALGYAIAVGSVAYSASKYYVSAFTEGLASELDLKGAKLKAKILAPAITETEFVQKSIDAEGFDYKANMSKYHTAKEMAGFMIDLYDRNDVVVGIVDQNYDFQLTGAIYPVISELG from the coding sequence ATGAAATACACCGTAATTACAGGAGCAAGTTCAGGGATTGGATATGAAACGGCATTGGCATTTGCAGCACGGGGCAAACACTTGATTTTGGTAGCTAGAAGATTAGATAAGCTTGAAGAGCTTAAATCGACTATTCAGGGTATCGATCCTAATGTGAGTGTTATCGTTCACACAAGTGACCTGTCTGTTAGCGCAGAGGCGTACACGCTATATAACGATTTGAAGGAATATGAAATTGAGACTTGGATCAACAATGCAGGGCTTGGAGAAGGCTCGTTCATTGCTGAACAGAATTTGGATAAAGTGGAGACCATGCTGCGTGTTAACATCGAATCGTTGACCATCCTTTCTACACTGTATGTGCGAGATTATGCGAATGTCGAAGGGACACAATTGATTAACGTCTCATCCGCACTTGGATATGCCATTGCTGTAGGCAGTGTAGCTTATTCTGCATCAAAATACTACGTAAGTGCCTTCACCGAAGGTCTTGCCAGTGAACTGGATCTGAAAGGTGCAAAACTAAAAGCGAAGATCCTGGCACCAGCGATCACGGAAACAGAATTTGTACAAAAATCAATAGATGCTGAAGGATTTGATTACAAAGCGAATATGTCCAAATATCATACTGCTAAAGAAATGGCAGGCTTCATGATCGATCTGTATGATCGCAACGATGTGGTTGTGGGGATTGTAGACCAGAACTATGATTTCCAACTTACAGGTGCAATCTACCCGGTGATTTCAGAACTAGGTTAA
- a CDS encoding DedA family protein yields the protein MISNTILELLHQYGYLIFYFAFSLGPFGIPIPNEITIISGAILSHTGVINSWITYFCILSGLLTAITFAYFAGKLFGTKIKHRFQHHKHFVKAELILNKSGNWAMCIGLFIPIVRYVLPLVIGLSGVQYRKFAIISYSSALLWTLTYFTAGTYFGGPILSTLHLLHF from the coding sequence ATGATCAGTAATACGATCTTAGAGCTACTACATCAGTATGGATATCTGATTTTTTATTTTGCCTTCTCATTAGGGCCTTTCGGAATTCCAATTCCAAATGAAATCACGATTATCAGCGGTGCCATTTTGAGCCACACAGGAGTTATCAATTCATGGATCACATATTTCTGTATTTTATCAGGACTATTAACGGCCATTACCTTTGCCTATTTTGCAGGGAAGTTATTTGGAACCAAGATAAAACACAGATTTCAACATCATAAACACTTCGTCAAGGCTGAACTCATCCTGAATAAGAGTGGCAATTGGGCGATGTGCATCGGTTTGTTCATTCCAATCGTGCGGTATGTTCTCCCTTTGGTCATTGGGCTGAGCGGCGTCCAGTATAGAAAATTTGCTATTATCTCCTATTCCAGTGCTTTGTTATGGACCCTAACGTATTTTACAGCGGGAACTTACTTCGGCGGCCCCATATTATCGACGCTTCATTTATTACATTTCTAA
- a CDS encoding class I SAM-dependent methyltransferase: MKTSEPLLFLQGFLKNPKRVGSVLPSSKFLACKIVQSVPWDEVRTIAELGPGTGAITRLMRAQLPKSATVFLFERDPKMRSNLKNTYPEFMFHSNASYLSKRINQEHVHQLDSIICGLPFFNFSREMRQNILSQIHTALRPGGTLVLYQYSLHMRKHLAELFEMEKIQFVPFNFPPVFVYVCRKRQDEGHTL, encoded by the coding sequence ATGAAAACATCCGAACCACTCCTTTTTCTGCAAGGATTCCTGAAGAACCCCAAACGAGTAGGCAGTGTCCTCCCCAGTTCCAAATTTCTAGCCTGTAAAATCGTCCAGTCTGTACCATGGGATGAGGTTAGAACCATCGCTGAACTGGGGCCAGGAACAGGAGCCATCACACGTCTCATGAGAGCACAATTACCGAAATCGGCAACCGTGTTTTTATTTGAAAGGGACCCCAAAATGAGAAGTAATCTGAAGAACACATATCCTGAATTCATGTTCCATTCGAATGCATCTTATCTATCAAAAAGGATCAATCAAGAACATGTTCATCAGTTGGATAGCATCATTTGCGGACTGCCCTTTTTTAATTTTTCCAGAGAAATGAGACAAAACATCCTGTCACAGATCCATACAGCGCTCCGACCTGGAGGCACATTAGTTTTATACCAGTACTCTCTTCATATGAGGAAACACTTAGCTGAGTTATTTGAGATGGAGAAAATTCAATTTGTGCCTTTCAACTTTCCTCCTGTTTTTGTGTATGTTTGTCGTAAAAGACAAGATGAAGGACACACTCTATAA
- the sspI gene encoding small acid-soluble spore protein SspI — protein sequence MPITLSLREAIVHKVHDKSDDQLREMIEGSVDGPEAALPGLGAIFEMIWKNTEPAKQEELIQIAQEHLHTIPVQPLR from the coding sequence ATGCCCATTACATTAAGCCTGCGTGAAGCGATTGTTCATAAAGTTCATGACAAGAGTGATGATCAGCTCCGGGAGATGATTGAAGGTTCAGTGGATGGACCGGAAGCTGCATTACCTGGACTTGGCGCCATTTTCGAGATGATCTGGAAGAACACAGAACCTGCCAAGCAGGAAGAACTCATTCAAATCGCGCAGGAGCATCTGCACACCATTCCCGTTCAACCGCTTCGTTAA
- a CDS encoding TetR/AcrR family transcriptional regulator, which yields MARSKEFDESVVLDKAMRLFWEQGYEKTSMTELVNHMGIHRKSLYDTFGDKHTLFLKSVDLYDHKISSALVAGVKRSKTATEALQFIFCSLMHGEESPASGCFIVNSTVELASRDEDMNNRSTEMFANTEKLIKDIMVWGQQEDEFTTEYNAEVLAEYLHNVGVGLRVMAKTSTTKEKLLRISTLSMDLILK from the coding sequence ATGGCGAGAAGCAAAGAGTTCGATGAGTCTGTTGTACTGGATAAAGCGATGAGACTTTTTTGGGAACAAGGCTATGAGAAGACGTCTATGACGGAGCTGGTTAATCATATGGGAATTCATCGTAAAAGCTTGTATGACACATTTGGCGATAAACATACCTTGTTTCTGAAGTCAGTAGATCTGTATGATCACAAAATCAGCTCTGCCCTTGTAGCAGGCGTAAAGCGTTCCAAAACGGCAACGGAAGCACTTCAGTTTATATTTTGTTCTTTAATGCATGGAGAGGAATCTCCAGCATCAGGCTGCTTCATTGTTAATTCGACGGTAGAATTGGCGTCACGCGATGAAGACATGAACAACCGATCAACGGAGATGTTTGCAAATACGGAGAAACTAATCAAGGACATTATGGTGTGGGGACAGCAAGAAGATGAATTCACAACGGAGTACAACGCCGAGGTATTGGCGGAATATCTGCATAATGTAGGGGTTGGGCTAAGGGTGATGGCCAAGACTTCAACGACAAAGGAAAAACTTCTTCGTATATCGACACTATCTATGGATCTCATACTGAAGTAG
- a CDS encoding TrmH family RNA methyltransferase: protein MDIVSPQNTRVKEWAQLLEKKHRTRQHKYIIEGIHLVQEALRAGADLECIVYDGEQGVPSELAGLENPLQRVEWVSVSPAVIAKCTDTMTPQPVFAIVRKGSEPLESLIAGARGLVVVLDGVQDPGNVGTIIRSADAAGAAGVVLGAGCADVYNPKTIRSTMGSLFHLPIVEGQLESLLPEAKAAGVKLVSTSLQAEHSCYSYDFTQSVWLVIGNEGKGISDATASLVDDAITIPMQGQAESLNAAMAATILLFEAMRQRMV, encoded by the coding sequence ATGGATATTGTATCACCGCAAAATACACGTGTAAAAGAATGGGCACAGCTGCTGGAGAAAAAGCATCGTACCCGTCAACATAAATATATCATTGAGGGCATTCATCTGGTACAGGAAGCGTTGCGCGCCGGAGCAGATCTGGAGTGCATTGTGTACGACGGAGAGCAAGGCGTACCTAGCGAACTCGCCGGACTTGAGAATCCGCTACAGCGTGTGGAGTGGGTCAGTGTATCTCCAGCGGTTATCGCCAAATGTACGGATACGATGACACCGCAGCCTGTATTCGCAATTGTGCGTAAAGGCAGTGAGCCGCTGGAAAGCCTGATTGCCGGAGCGCGCGGGCTTGTTGTGGTGCTGGACGGAGTGCAAGACCCAGGGAATGTAGGAACCATTATTCGTAGTGCGGATGCAGCTGGTGCAGCTGGGGTCGTACTTGGCGCGGGCTGTGCTGATGTATATAACCCGAAGACGATTCGTTCGACGATGGGGTCATTGTTTCATTTGCCCATTGTGGAGGGCCAGTTGGAATCCTTGCTTCCCGAAGCGAAGGCAGCGGGCGTGAAGCTGGTAAGTACTTCTTTGCAGGCAGAGCATTCATGTTATAGTTATGATTTTACGCAGTCGGTATGGCTTGTCATTGGTAACGAAGGCAAGGGTATCTCGGACGCTACGGCAAGTTTGGTGGATGATGCGATTACGATCCCGATGCAGGGACAGGCAGAGTCGCTTAACGCGGCAATGGCGGCAACGATTCTGTTGTTTGAGGCCATGAGACAGCGGATGGTGTAG
- a CDS encoding class I SAM-dependent methyltransferase, producing the protein MNSNEPVLFLKSFLQSPKHVGSIIPSSRFLASKMVKQASWLEAKAVAELGSGTGPITRYIHQQVQDSTKVLLFEMNETMRNTLKTAYPEFSCYPDAARLVESMNQEGVQQLDYIFSGLPFFNFEPELRNTLVGQIHKALKPGGLFIAFQYSLQMKKLLSEHFIIEKIELVPLNIPPAFVYVCRKKETI; encoded by the coding sequence ATGAATTCCAATGAACCTGTTTTATTTTTGAAAAGCTTTCTGCAAAGCCCTAAACATGTCGGCAGTATCATACCCAGTTCCCGGTTTCTCGCCAGCAAAATGGTGAAGCAAGCCTCTTGGCTAGAGGCAAAAGCAGTCGCCGAGCTTGGATCGGGTACAGGTCCTATCACTCGCTATATTCATCAACAAGTACAGGATTCCACCAAAGTCCTATTGTTTGAGATGAACGAAACGATGAGGAATACTCTTAAGACGGCATACCCGGAGTTCTCTTGTTATCCAGACGCCGCTCGATTGGTAGAATCTATGAATCAAGAGGGCGTTCAGCAACTCGATTACATTTTTAGCGGGTTGCCCTTCTTCAACTTTGAGCCTGAATTAAGAAATACGTTGGTAGGGCAGATCCATAAGGCACTAAAACCCGGAGGATTATTCATCGCCTTTCAATATTCACTTCAAATGAAAAAATTATTATCCGAACACTTTATCATCGAAAAAATAGAATTAGTGCCTTTGAATATCCCACCTGCGTTCGTTTATGTCTGTCGCAAAAAGGAAACAATTTAA
- a CDS encoding potassium channel family protein — protein MRHAEVQREVKTLMAKKQYAVIGMGRFGSSVANALSGMGFDVLAIDADEQRTQEMSNVVTHAVSADSTDEEALRALGIRNFDVVVVAIGEDIQASILTTLILKDMGVPVLIVKAQNELHGKVLQKIGADKVIYPERDMGLRVAHHLTSPNILDYIELSEDYSILEMRASEQMIGKNLMELNIRARFGCNVMAIRSGNSMNISPYAEDRIEAGDVLIIVGHKDHLTKMELAYPK, from the coding sequence ATGCGTCATGCTGAAGTGCAGCGGGAGGTTAAGACCCTAATGGCCAAGAAACAGTATGCCGTAATTGGCATGGGACGGTTCGGATCAAGTGTTGCCAATGCACTGAGCGGTATGGGATTCGATGTGCTGGCAATTGATGCGGACGAGCAGCGGACTCAGGAAATGTCCAATGTGGTGACCCATGCGGTATCGGCAGATTCAACAGATGAAGAAGCGCTGCGTGCGCTGGGCATACGAAATTTCGACGTTGTCGTTGTGGCAATTGGTGAAGATATACAAGCGAGTATTCTGACAACATTGATATTGAAAGATATGGGTGTACCGGTGCTGATCGTAAAAGCTCAAAATGAGCTTCATGGTAAGGTATTGCAGAAGATTGGGGCGGATAAAGTCATCTATCCTGAGCGGGATATGGGACTGCGCGTAGCCCATCATCTGACCTCACCTAATATACTGGATTACATCGAATTGTCTGAGGATTACAGCATTCTGGAGATGAGAGCTTCCGAGCAGATGATCGGCAAAAACCTGATGGAATTAAACATTCGTGCACGTTTTGGTTGTAATGTGATGGCGATCCGCAGTGGGAATTCAATGAACATCTCGCCGTACGCGGAGGACCGGATCGAAGCTGGAGATGTGCTGATCATTGTAGGTCACAAGGATCATTTGACGAAAATGGAGCTTGCATATCCGAAGTGA
- a CDS encoding sensor histidine kinase: protein MLISLLISFVGSVGVNNMLIIAAAEISERFNWPSLLHIFPYVLTPIFIVIFTLFFLFSTRKIVRDLITLEKGLQFISEGNLNYRVPVNRQDELGRVASNINHMTEQLKQQIAKERELEQSKMDMITGLSHDLRTPLTSIIGYIELLKSESFQDKAEYDRFIQNTHNKATHLKKLLDDLFEYTRLNAVNTQLDLKKVDLRQLLDQLLFEFEPLAQEHGIRIEKKLGEAPIMVSLDSDKIARAIDNLLMNALKYSFKPGTIHVRMSVQPNHVTIEVENKGMPLTIEQKNRLFDRFYKVDYSRNSEGIQSGSGLGLSIARNIAELHQGTLTLEHTRNVFIFQLSLLSNTQ, encoded by the coding sequence ATGTTGATCAGTTTATTGATTTCATTTGTTGGCTCTGTGGGTGTAAATAATATGTTGATCATAGCTGCCGCAGAAATTAGTGAAAGATTTAATTGGCCTTCACTTCTTCACATTTTTCCTTATGTTTTAACACCAATCTTCATCGTAATTTTCACGTTATTTTTTTTGTTTTCCACACGAAAAATTGTGAGAGATCTCATTACATTAGAGAAAGGGCTTCAATTCATATCCGAAGGAAATCTGAATTACAGGGTGCCCGTTAATCGACAAGATGAACTTGGGCGAGTCGCTTCCAACATCAATCACATGACAGAACAGTTAAAGCAACAGATTGCTAAAGAACGTGAATTGGAGCAATCCAAGATGGACATGATCACTGGCCTCTCACATGACCTGCGTACACCGCTTACCAGCATAATTGGTTATATTGAGCTTCTCAAATCAGAATCATTTCAAGACAAAGCAGAGTATGATCGTTTTATCCAGAACACCCATAACAAAGCAACGCATTTAAAGAAGCTGCTTGATGATTTATTTGAATACACACGTCTTAACGCAGTGAATACCCAATTGGATTTGAAAAAGGTTGACCTACGTCAGCTATTGGATCAATTGTTGTTTGAATTCGAACCTTTAGCTCAGGAACATGGGATTCGTATTGAAAAAAAACTCGGTGAGGCTCCGATTATGGTCTCTCTGGATAGTGATAAGATTGCACGAGCCATCGACAATCTCCTCATGAATGCACTGAAGTATTCCTTTAAACCGGGCACAATTCATGTTCGAATGAGTGTGCAGCCTAATCACGTTACCATTGAAGTAGAGAATAAAGGCATGCCTCTAACGATAGAACAAAAGAACAGACTGTTTGATCGCTTTTATAAGGTGGATTATTCGAGGAATAGCGAAGGCATTCAATCAGGATCTGGTCTGGGACTTTCTATTGCGAGAAACATTGCGGAGTTACATCAGGGGACTCTAACACTAGAACATACGCGTAACGTATTTATATTCCAACTAAGCTTGCTTTCTAACACCCAGTGA